The Thermomonospora curvata DSM 43183 DNA segment AGCGCTACCTCAACATCGCCTACTTCGGGGACGGCGCCTACGGCATCGAGGCCGCGGCCCGGCGCTACTTCTCCACCTCCGCCGCCAAGCTGACGCTGGGGCAGGCGGCCACCCTCGCCGGGATCATCCGCAACCCCCAGGCCTACAACCCCCGGCTGCACCCGGGGGCCGCCCGCGAGCGCCGCGACGTGGTGCTGAACCGGATGGTGGAGCTGGGCTGGGCGGACCCCGAGCAGGCCCGCCGGGCCGCCGCCGAGCCGATCAAGCTGAAGATCACCGAGACCCCCAACGGCTGCACGGTCAGCAAGGCCCCGTTCTTCTGCGACTACGTGCAGCGGGAGATCCTGACCAACCCGGTCTTCGGCAAGAGCGCCGCCGAACGCGAGCGGCTGCTCAAACGCGGCGGCCTGATCATCCGCACCACGCTGGACCCGCAGACCCAGCAGGCCGCCCAGCGCGCCGTGGACCGGCACGTGCCGCCCAAGAACTCCGCCGGCAAGGCCGCCGCCGAGGTGCTGATCGAGCCGGGCACCGGCCACATCAAGGGCATGGCGGTGGACCGGGAGCTGGGCCCGGACTCCGAGCGCGGCAAGACCTGGATCAATTTCGCCGCCGACGCCAGCCACGGCTCCAGCATCGGCATGCAGGCCGGCTCCACGTTCAAGGCGTTCACGCTGGCGGCGGCGCTGGAGGAGGGCATGCCGTTCGGCACCCGCCTGATGGCGCCGGTCCGCTACGTCCCCACCGGCTACCGCAACTGCAAGGGCCAGCCGGTCGGCGACACCAAGCCGCTGCGCAACTCCGCCGACGGGGAGGGCGGACGCTCCTTCAGCCTGGTCACCGGCACCCACCACTCGGTCAACACCTTCTTTTTGGCGCTGCAGAAGAAGGTGGGGCTGTGCGACACGGTGAAGATGGCCGAAAAGCTCGGGATGCGGCAGGCCAACGGCAAGCCGCTGGAGCAGTTCCCCTCCTTCACCCTGGGGTTCAACGCCGTCTCCCCGCTGCGGATGGCGGCGGCGTACGCGGCCTTCGCCGCCCGCGGCAAGTACTGCAAGCCCATCGCCATCACCTCCATCACCCACACCAGCGGCCGCAAGCTCAAGGTGCCCGAGCCCGAGTGCAAGCAGGTGATGAAGAAGGGCACCGCCGACGCCGTCAACCACGTCCTGGCCGGGGTGCTCACCAAGGGCACCGCCCGCGGGATGGGCATCGGCCGCCCGGCGGCGGGCAAGACCGGCACCGTCGACAACTACTCGGCGGCCTGGTTCGCCGGCTACACCCCCGAGCTGGCCGCGGCGGTGTGGGTGGGCGACCCGCGCGGCGGCTACAAGTACCCGATGACCAGCCTGTGCATGGACGGCCGCTGCTATGGGGCGGTGTTCGGCGCCACCATTCCCGCCCCGATCTGGCGCGACACCATGATCGGCGCGCTGGCGGGGCGTCCGGCCTCCTCCTTCCAGCGGCCCCCGGCGCACTTCTTCAGCCGAGGCTCCGGCGAGGACCTGGTGGAGCTGCCGGACGTGCGGGGGCTGAAGCTGCCGGACGCCATGGAACGGCTGCGGCGGGCCGGGTTCCGGGTGGTCGTGGGCGCGGCGGTCGACTCCGAATACCCCGCGGGCACCGTCGCCGAGACGTCCCCCGGCCCGGGCAGCAGGGTCGAGCCCGGCATCACCGTCACCCTCCACCCCAGCAGCGGGGAGCCGCGGGAGCGGGAGCCCCGTCCCGATGACGACGATGACGACGAGGACGATCTGCCGCCGGATCTCCCGCCGCCCGTTCCCGAGCACCGCCGGATGCCGCCGGACTGACCTGCGCCGCCGGGGACCATCGGCCCGGTTGGAGCGTCCCGCCCAGGGAAGATCCTCCGCACGGTGCAGAGGACACGAGGGGACGGATGGGCATGGATCCTGCCGAGGAGACCGCCGAGGACCTGCGGGCGCAGCTGCGCGAGGTGGAGAACGACCTGGCCGTCCTGCGCGCGGAGGCCGCTCCGCCGAGCGAGGAGCCCCAGGACTTCGGGGACGCCGCCGAGGAGATCACCCAGCGCGAGGAACTGGCCGCTTTGATCGAGACGCTGGAGCGGCGGCGCGAGCGTCTGCGCGCCGCGCTCGGCGAGACCTGAAGCGGGTCCGGTGAGACCGCCTCCGGTGGGCGTTCCGGGCCGCGGGGCGTGTGCCGCGACGCGGCTCGGCCGGCGGGGATCGGTGTTCCGTTGCCGTCGTCGCCGCGAAGGGACGGTACGGTTGCCGGTGATGACGACCGGAGCCCCCCTCGACCCGATCGCCGAGGCCCGCCGGCAGTGGCTGCGGCGCTGGCCCGAGCACGCCGAGCACATGGCGGCCATCACCTCGGTGATGCGGGTGCAGCAGATCCTGCTCGGCGAGGTCGAGCGCGCCCTCAAGCCGTACGGGCTGACCTTCGCCAGCTACGAGGCGCTGGTGCTGCTGCACTTCAGCCGGGCGGGACGGCTGCCGCTGGGCAAGATGGGCGAGCGGCTGATGGTGCACCCGACCAGCATCACCAACACCATCGACCGGCTGCAGGCGGCCGGGCTGGTGCGGCGGGTGCCCGACCCGGCCGACCGGCGGCGGGTGCTGGCGGAGATCAGCGAGCGGGGCCGTCAGGTGGCGGTGGCGGCCACCGAGGTGCTCAACGGCATCGACTTCGGGCTGGGCATGCTGAGCGAGCGGGAGGCGGTGGCGTTGAGCGGGTTGTTGCGCCGGATCCGGCAGGCGGCCGGGGACTTCGGCCCGGAGGCGGCCGATCCCTGGGCGAGCGCCACCGGCTGACCTGCGGGAATTTTGCGAATCCGGGGTTTTGCCGCCCTCTGGTGTATGGACGTCAGATAGTTGGACGTCCTAGTATTTTTGTATGACCACTACGTCCGCCCTGCACCATCCCGTGCACCCCGTTCGGTTCGTCACCGCGGCAGCGCTGTTCGACGGGCACGACGCGGCGATCAACATCATGCGGCGCATCCTGCAGGCCCAGGGCGCCGAAGTGATCCACCTGGGGCACAACCGGTCGGTCGCCGAGATCGTCGAGGCCGCCATCGCCGAGGACGTCCAGGGGGTGGCGGTCAGCTCCTACCAGGGCGGGCATGTGGAGTTCTTCCGCTACCTGGTGGACCTGCTGGCCGAGCGCGGCGCCGGGCACATCCGCGTCTACGGCGGGGGCGGCGGCGTCATCGTCCCCGAGGAGATCGAGCTGCTGCACGCCCACGGGGTGGCGCGGATCTTCTCGCCCGCCGACGGCCAGCGGCTCGGCCTGCCCGGAATGATCAACCAGCTGATCCGCGAGTGCGACGTGGACCTGGCCGCCCAGGGGAACCTCGCGGAGCTGGCCGCGGAGCTGGCCGGCGGGGACGTGCGGGCGCTGGCCCGCGCCATCACGATCATCGAGGCGGGCCGCGGCGGGCCGGAAGGGCTGCAGGCGGTGCGCCAGGCCGCGGCGGGCCGGACGGTGCCGGTGCTGGGCATCAC contains these protein-coding regions:
- a CDS encoding transglycosylase domain-containing protein, whose translation is MPPGATERARRRDAVGALRGLAGMGSLAGVLVALIVLPVACTVGVGARDGANWLQEEPADLDLGPLAQRSKILAADGSAIATFYYQNRVEVKLDQVAPVARQAVLAIEDSRFYQHGALDAQGTLRALLKNLNSGQVTQGGSGITQQYVKNLLLYQADSKEEQQRALALTPARKLYELKHAVAIEKRFSKDEIFQRYLNIAYFGDGAYGIEAAARRYFSTSAAKLTLGQAATLAGIIRNPQAYNPRLHPGAARERRDVVLNRMVELGWADPEQARRAAAEPIKLKITETPNGCTVSKAPFFCDYVQREILTNPVFGKSAAERERLLKRGGLIIRTTLDPQTQQAAQRAVDRHVPPKNSAGKAAAEVLIEPGTGHIKGMAVDRELGPDSERGKTWINFAADASHGSSIGMQAGSTFKAFTLAAALEEGMPFGTRLMAPVRYVPTGYRNCKGQPVGDTKPLRNSADGEGGRSFSLVTGTHHSVNTFFLALQKKVGLCDTVKMAEKLGMRQANGKPLEQFPSFTLGFNAVSPLRMAAAYAAFAARGKYCKPIAITSITHTSGRKLKVPEPECKQVMKKGTADAVNHVLAGVLTKGTARGMGIGRPAAGKTGTVDNYSAAWFAGYTPELAAAVWVGDPRGGYKYPMTSLCMDGRCYGAVFGATIPAPIWRDTMIGALAGRPASSFQRPPAHFFSRGSGEDLVELPDVRGLKLPDAMERLRRAGFRVVVGAAVDSEYPAGTVAETSPGPGSRVEPGITVTLHPSSGEPREREPRPDDDDDDEDDLPPDLPPPVPEHRRMPPD
- a CDS encoding MarR family winged helix-turn-helix transcriptional regulator codes for the protein MTTGAPLDPIAEARRQWLRRWPEHAEHMAAITSVMRVQQILLGEVERALKPYGLTFASYEALVLLHFSRAGRLPLGKMGERLMVHPTSITNTIDRLQAAGLVRRVPDPADRRRVLAEISERGRQVAVAATEVLNGIDFGLGMLSEREAVALSGLLRRIRQAAGDFGPEAADPWASATG